The following coding sequences lie in one Helicoverpa zea isolate HzStark_Cry1AcR chromosome 14, ilHelZeax1.1, whole genome shotgun sequence genomic window:
- the LOC124636400 gene encoding uncharacterized protein LOC124636400, translating to MSTPARSRAHRLSYRRCINCSLLLASNLRRYTVEELNEQMTVLLRTWTTPTPVTSDDILCIECYLLLQERILSNITGSHEDISPAYGHLNVCYGCGISVASRRTHRVELDCPQRSMILRWTLAHLVPHLQKVCIPCWLAATRETRRLEVQDSNRPARVMDAALSSLEDPEIPEPPPMPAPTSQPQQALRVQSKINSQKYKRVAAASRHCMFVGCDNDERLLVPMTIKELLLLQYNIYIPLNARICHHHLYSNQWDELTTNLNDFTSFQVDDIFSILERASQRSLDFNNIAAMDAHLRHYWLGLTEMQFNEILNSLPTLHNKVRNPSLALSTFLVKLRTGDSNQRLATLFQLPRSTLEKKMNIVRECLKEHFVPMHLGVNHTNIQNVASRNRTIPEGLFGDSSMAPDSKPAIVICDGTYVYVQSSSNYKYQKQTYSLHKYNNLVKPFLITCCDGYILECIGPYEATKNDSTIMSDLFRNESGPMRSFFRQGDVFILDRGFRDVIPELQSYNYKTYMPESLLEGEFQLTTDQANKSRCVTMCRWVVEIVNGRIKRDYKLFRQEYFNRASTHLMDDFKIVCALLNKFHPTIEDRPDAAEYVQIAQARLNSSNYLGEFIRRDNINRRRTVFQNIDSNAPHLDHFPRLTLDDLRRFALGSYQLKQARSYYGEHIRSNGTYNVEVSNDVLEEDLPLILGQNNYLIRTRIKSRHVSHKTYYSYLLISRDEDRANFLESIIAYYCNCLVGNRTVGCCAHTMTVLWYLSWGRFNNVSAPAQSLDEIFYEE from the exons ATGTCTACCCCAGCCAGAAGTCGGGCACACCGCCTGTCTTACCGACGCTGTATTAACTGTTCCCTTTTACTAGCGTCTAATTTACGCCGGTATACAGTTGAGGAGTTGAACGAGCAAATGACAGTTCTTCTACGAACTTGGACAACGCCTACACCT GTAACGTCAGATGATATCCTatgtattgaatgttatttGCTGTTGCAAGAAAGgatattgtcaaatataactggATCCCACGAGGATATATCACCTGCATATGGTCacttaaatgtttgttatgGATGTGGTATCTCTGTTGCAAGTCGGAGAACCCACAGAGTTGAGTTAGACTGTCCACAACGTAGCATGATTTTAAGATGGACTTTAGCACATCTG GTTCCACATTTACAAAAAGTGTGCATTCCTTGCTGGTTAGCAGCAACTCGGGAGACGAGACGTTTGGAGGTTCAAGATTCAAACAGACCTGCAAGGGTCATGGATGCAGCTCTATCTTCATTAGAAGACCCCGAGATACCTGAACCACCTCCAATGCCAGCTCCAACATCTCAACCACAACAAGCATTACGAGTTCAATCTAAGATTaactcacaaaagtataaacgagttGCTGCAGCTTCTCgtcactgtatgtttgtaggctgTGATAATGATGAACGTCTTTTAGTACCTATGACTATAAAGGAACTGTTGTTATTGcagtacaatatatatatacctttaaATGCTAGAATCTGTCATCACCATTTATATAGCAATCAGTGGGATGAACTGACTACCAACCTAAATGACTTTACTAGCTTTCAAGTTGATGATATATTTTCCATACTGGAAAGAGCTTCTCAAAGaagtttagattttaataatattgcagcAATGGATGCACATTTACGCCATTATTGGCTGGGACTTACAGAGATGcagtttaatgaaatattaaatagccTTCCTACTTTACATAATAAGGTTAGAAATCCTAGCCTTGCATTAAGCACATTTCTTGTTAAACTTAGGACAGGGGACAGCAACCAAAGACTGGCAACTCTTTTTCAATTGCCACGAtctacattagaaaaaaaaatgaacattgttagggaatgtttaaaagaacattttgtaccaatGCATTTGGGAGTTAATCACACTAATATACAAAATGTGGCCTCACGTAACAGGACTATTCCTGAAGGTCTATTCGGAGACAGTAGCATGGCTCCAGATTCTAAACCTGCTATTGTCATATGTGATGGTACATATGTTTATGTACAGAGTAGTAGTAACTACAAATATCAGAAACAGACATATAGtctacacaaatataataatttggttaAACCCTTTTTAATCACATGTTGTGATGGATATATTTTAGAGTGCATTGGACCATATGAAGCAACAAAAAATGACTCGACAATCATGAGTGATCTATTTCGTAATGAAAGTGGTCCAATGCGCTCATTTTTTAGACAGGGGGATGTCTTTATATTGGATAGGGGATTTAGAGACGTGATCCCTGAACTCCaaagctataattataaaacatacatgcCTGAGTCATTATTGGAAGGTGAATTTCAATTGACCACTGACCAAGCAAACAAGTCTAGGTGTGTGACTATGTGTAGATGGGTAGTTGAAATTGTAAATGGTCGCATCAAAAGAGACTACAAACTGTTTCgacaagaatattttaacagagcATCAACACACCTTAtggatgattttaaaattgtttgtgccCTTTTGAATAAATTCCACCCAACAATTGAAGATAGACCTGACGCTGCAGAGTATGTGCAAATTGCTCAGGCGAGATTAAACAGTAGTAATTATTTGGGGGAATTTATTCGAAGGGATAACATCAATAGGAGACGTACGGTTTTCCAAAACATAGACAGCAATGCTCCCCATTTAGATCATTTTCCAAGATTAACTTTAGATGATTTAAGAAGATTTGCATTGGGATCTTACCAATTAAAACAGGCTAGATCCTATTAtggggagcacataagaagtAATGGTACTTATAATGTTGAAGTAAGCAATGATGTCTTGGAAGAGGATTTGCCCTTAATATTgggtcaaaataattatttaattaggacTAGAATTAAGTCCCGCCATGTGAGCCATAAAACATATTACTCTTATTTGTTGATAAGTAGAGATGAAGATCGGGCAAATTTTTTAGAAAGTATCATTGCTTACTATTGTAACTGTCTAGTGGGTAACCGTACGGTAGGGTGTTGTGCTCATACTATGACAGTAttgtggtatttaagctggggccGCTTCAACAATGTGAGTGCTCCAGCTCAATCTTTggacgaaatattttatgaagaataa
- the LOC124636402 gene encoding calcineurin subunit B type 2 isoform X3 gives MGNENSIPMELCSNFDADEIRRLGKRFRKLDLDNSGALSIDEFMSLPELQQNPLVQRVIDIFDADGNGEVDFKEFIQGVSQFSVKGDKLSKLRFAFRIYDMDNDGFISNGELFQVLKMMVGNNLKDTQLQQIVDKTILFADKDEDGKISFEEFCNVVGNTDIHKKMVVDV, from the exons atg GGTAACGAGAATTCTATTCCCATGGAACTATGTTCAAATT TCGACGCGGACGAGATCCGGCGCCTGGGCAAGCGGTTCCGCAAGCTGGACCTGGACAACTCGGGCGCGCTCTCCATCGACGAGTTCATGTCGCTGCCCGAGCTGCAGCAGAACCCGCTCGTGCAGCGCGTCATCGACATCTTCGACGCCGACGGCAACGGAGAG GTGGACTTCAAGGAGTTCATCCAGGGCGTGTCGCAGTTCAGCGTCAAGGGCGACAAGCTCTCCAAGCTGAGGTTCGCCTTCCGCATCTACGACATGGACAACGACGGCTTCATTTCTAACGGCGAATTGTTCCAG GTGCTGAAGATGATGGTGGGCAACAATCTCAAGGACACGCAGCTGCAGCAGATCGTGGACAAGACCATCCTGTTCGCGGACAAGGACGAGGACGGCAAGATATCGTTCGAGGAGTTCTGCAACGTGGTGGGCAACACTGACATACACAAGAAGATGGTGGTTGACGTGTAG
- the LOC124636402 gene encoding calcineurin subunit B type 2 isoform X2: protein MGNENSIPMELCSNSRVNCIDFKVENFDADEIRRLGKRFRKLDLDNSGALSIDEFMSLPELQQNPLVQRVIDIFDADGNGEVDFKEFIQGVSQFSVKGDKLSKLRFAFRIYDMDNDGFISNGELFQVLKMMVGNNLKDTQLQQIVDKTILFADKDEDGKISFEEFCNVVGNTDIHKKMVVDV from the exons atg GGTAACGAGAATTCTATTCCCATGGAACTATGTTCAAATT CGCGTGTAAACTGCATTGATTTTAAGGTGGAGAACT TCGACGCGGACGAGATCCGGCGCCTGGGCAAGCGGTTCCGCAAGCTGGACCTGGACAACTCGGGCGCGCTCTCCATCGACGAGTTCATGTCGCTGCCCGAGCTGCAGCAGAACCCGCTCGTGCAGCGCGTCATCGACATCTTCGACGCCGACGGCAACGGAGAG GTGGACTTCAAGGAGTTCATCCAGGGCGTGTCGCAGTTCAGCGTCAAGGGCGACAAGCTCTCCAAGCTGAGGTTCGCCTTCCGCATCTACGACATGGACAACGACGGCTTCATTTCTAACGGCGAATTGTTCCAG GTGCTGAAGATGATGGTGGGCAACAATCTCAAGGACACGCAGCTGCAGCAGATCGTGGACAAGACCATCCTGTTCGCGGACAAGGACGAGGACGGCAAGATATCGTTCGAGGAGTTCTGCAACGTGGTGGGCAACACTGACATACACAAGAAGATGGTGGTTGACGTGTAG
- the LOC124636402 gene encoding calcineurin subunit B type 2 isoform X1 — protein MGNENSIPMELCSNLGRGRGARHGARPVVPLKVLCVAVDADEIRRLGKRFRKLDLDNSGALSIDEFMSLPELQQNPLVQRVIDIFDADGNGEVDFKEFIQGVSQFSVKGDKLSKLRFAFRIYDMDNDGFISNGELFQVLKMMVGNNLKDTQLQQIVDKTILFADKDEDGKISFEEFCNVVGNTDIHKKMVVDV, from the exons atg GGTAACGAGAATTCTATTCCCATGGAACTATGTTCAAATT TAGGACGAGGTCGGGGCGCGAGGCACGGCGCCCGACCGGTGGTTCCGCTGAAAGTGTTGTGTGTCGCAGTCGACGCGGACGAGATCCGGCGCCTGGGCAAGCGGTTCCGCAAGCTGGACCTGGACAACTCGGGCGCGCTCTCCATCGACGAGTTCATGTCGCTGCCCGAGCTGCAGCAGAACCCGCTCGTGCAGCGCGTCATCGACATCTTCGACGCCGACGGCAACGGAGAG GTGGACTTCAAGGAGTTCATCCAGGGCGTGTCGCAGTTCAGCGTCAAGGGCGACAAGCTCTCCAAGCTGAGGTTCGCCTTCCGCATCTACGACATGGACAACGACGGCTTCATTTCTAACGGCGAATTGTTCCAG GTGCTGAAGATGATGGTGGGCAACAATCTCAAGGACACGCAGCTGCAGCAGATCGTGGACAAGACCATCCTGTTCGCGGACAAGGACGAGGACGGCAAGATATCGTTCGAGGAGTTCTGCAACGTGGTGGGCAACACTGACATACACAAGAAGATGGTGGTTGACGTGTAG
- the LOC124636403 gene encoding 39S ribosomal protein L14, mitochondrial produces MLKSIFSKLNLANSCRGFHTTACMNEVRLLSRLRVVDNSEIGKRAMAEGKPPKIICVYNKKRVGYIGDRVLVAIKGQKKKGILVGLKQTQNVKVPKFDSNNVVLIDDNGTPLGNRIHVPIPTILRTILKEKTHSKGADYTKLLAIATRFV; encoded by the exons atgttaAAATCAATATTCAGCAAATTGAATCTAGCTAACTCATGTCGTGGATTTCACACCACTGCTTGCATGAATGAAGTGCGTCTGCTCAGTCGCCTGAGAGTGGTCGACAACTCAGAAATCGGCAAGCGAGCCATGGCTGAAGGGAAACCTCCTAAAATAATCTGCGTCTATAATAAGAAAC GCGTGGGTTATATTGGCGACAGAGTATTGGTAGCAATCAAAGGCCAAAAGAAGAAAGGCATCTTAGTTGGATTGAAACAGACACAAAATGTTAAAGTGCCTAAGTTTGACAGCAACAATGTTGTGCTAATAGACGACAATGGAACTCCACTGGGCAATCGTATTCACGTGCCTATTCCCACCATACTGAGAACCATCCTCAAAGAAAAGACACACTCTAAGGGAGCAGACTACACTAAGTTATTAGCAATAGCAACAAGATTTGTATAG